A single Bicyclus anynana chromosome 19, ilBicAnyn1.1, whole genome shotgun sequence DNA region contains:
- the LOC112051838 gene encoding uncharacterized protein LOC112051838 isoform X3, whose translation MAPCRAASEKQLELLLEFIEKHKNVFLNNLGGGPLARQTSIQKWEEISRKLNSVGSGCNKTAIEWKRYWTLLKSRTKVKAVDVRRASIAARSSSNYKPPLTPIEKRIIGILGKEALEIKSETRIPIKIADPPSEPARCPSPMEEIIFEEHLSLSSIETTDVENTPQWAMEIENKRLESHTKIYQEIKGVKNAIEAQTVAINRVGDLLAAWLEKSNTYTIAQIDSDS comes from the exons atGGCACCATGCAGGGCTGCGTCTGAAAAACAGCTGGAATTGCTACTTGAATTCATAGAGaaacataaaaatgttttccttaataaCCTTGGTGGAGGCCCCCTTGCTCGACAAACCAGCATTCAAAAATGGGAAGAAATCTCGAGAAAACTGAATAGCGTGGGATCCGGCTGCAATAAAACCGCTATAGAATGGAAGAGA tattgGACACTGCTTAAAAGCCGCACAAAGGTCAAGGCTGTAGATGTGCGGCGAGCGTCCATTGCGGCTAGAAGCAGTTCAAACTACAAACCACCTTTGACCCCAATTGAGAAAAGAATAATTGGCATACTTGGTAAAGAGGCACTAGAGATCAAGTCTGAAACCAGAATTCCTATAAAA aTTGCAGATCCACCTTCTGAGCCAGCTAGATGTCCCTCACCAATGgaagaaattatttttgaagAGCATTTGAGCCTCTCTTCCATTGAGACAACAG ATGTTGAAAATACCCCACAGTGGGCCATGGAAATTGAGAATAAAAGACTGGAAAGTCATACCAAAATATATCAAGAAATAAAAGGCGTCAAAAATGCTATAGAAGCTCAAACTGTAGCCATAAATAGAGTTGGAGACTTATTGGCAGCATGGTTAGAAAAAAGTAATACCTATACAATAGCCCAAATTGATTCAGACTCCTAG